One genomic segment of Vagococcus intermedius includes these proteins:
- a CDS encoding Gfo/Idh/MocA family protein — protein MIKLGVIGTNWISTQFVEAALASGNYELTAVYSRKLATAEAFAIGHEKVALFDELEAFFASKEFEVIYIASPNSLHYEQAKAAMLHGKHVIIEKPAVSKALEFKELVAVAEKQNCLMFEAARNIHEESFKEVTKLLPSHDDIIGANLSFMKYSSRFDNVLAGEEPNIFSPEFSGGALMDLGVYLLYAAVSWFGRPESVHYFARRVPTGVDGIGTIILRYETFDVNLLTGKIADSFLPSEIYSLEKTISLNAVNSIEAITIHDRKAKVVKDHPCHKEANPMIEEARAFAKVIKAPLAEDNQVDYRQWLAIGLVVHEIMEELRLSEGITFAADNK, from the coding sequence ATGATAAAACTTGGAGTAATTGGAACCAACTGGATTTCAACACAATTTGTAGAAGCGGCTCTAGCATCAGGGAATTATGAACTGACAGCTGTTTATTCTAGAAAATTAGCTACAGCAGAAGCTTTTGCGATCGGGCATGAAAAAGTTGCTTTATTTGATGAGTTAGAAGCTTTTTTTGCTTCAAAAGAATTTGAGGTGATTTATATAGCCTCACCCAACAGCTTACATTATGAGCAAGCAAAAGCTGCCATGTTACATGGTAAGCATGTCATTATTGAAAAACCGGCTGTTTCTAAAGCACTAGAATTTAAAGAGTTAGTCGCCGTAGCTGAAAAACAAAATTGTTTAATGTTTGAAGCAGCTCGAAATATTCATGAAGAGAGTTTTAAAGAAGTAACAAAATTATTACCGTCCCACGACGACATTATTGGAGCAAATTTAAGTTTTATGAAATACTCATCTCGTTTTGATAATGTTTTAGCTGGAGAAGAACCTAATATATTTTCTCCAGAATTTTCTGGAGGGGCTTTGATGGATTTAGGTGTGTACTTACTCTATGCCGCCGTGTCTTGGTTTGGTCGCCCTGAGAGTGTTCATTATTTTGCTAGACGTGTGCCAACAGGAGTCGATGGCATTGGAACAATCATATTACGTTATGAGACATTTGATGTTAACTTATTAACAGGGAAAATTGCTGATAGCTTTTTACCTTCTGAAATTTATAGTTTGGAGAAAACGATTAGTTTGAATGCTGTCAATAGTATTGAAGCGATTACGATCCATGATCGTAAGGCTAAGGTAGTTAAGGATCATCCGTGTCATAAAGAGGCCAATCCAATGATTGAAGAAGCTCGAGCGTTTGCAAAAGTGATAAAAGCACCTCTGGCCGAAGATAATCAAGTTGATTATCGTCAGTGGTTAGCCATTGGGTTAGTTGTTCATGAGATCATGGAAGAGTTACGTTTATCTGAAGGAATTACCTTTGCAGCAGACAACAAATAG
- a CDS encoding DEAD/DEAH box helicase: MDFKTKLPEKWQTHWDELGYTEASLIQKETYEPLLNKESLVGVSPTGTGKTLAYLFPLLQAIKPGEGNQLLILLPSQELAVQVANVAREWATLLELNVQSLIGGANVKRQIDKLKSKPEVLVGTPGRVVELCKNKKVKAHLLQTVVLDEADQLVETNELNATMTILKMLDKQAQLVCVSATAIDVQAQLGDHGQREMTTIDVSQKDQSKGIVTHGYIKTPPRKRAELLKKLAYVKDFKAIVFFNEVQEMGLVADKLSYQGVPNATLASDQNKLERRLALSAFADDKVSLLLTTDIAARGLDFVDLPFVIHYDVPYVVENYVHRSGRTGRMGKDGTVMSLVGDYELKDLKKMARQHPAMGDLVEWYVHSSQILPISERVNSQEDQSEVPHDKHDLAKGVKTRSSELSQGGFSGELKAKKKKVSKKKVKAKTKNKKAKIKKKQD, from the coding sequence ATGGATTTTAAAACAAAATTACCAGAAAAATGGCAAACACATTGGGATGAATTAGGCTATACAGAAGCCTCATTGATTCAAAAAGAAACGTATGAGCCATTATTAAATAAAGAAAGTCTAGTAGGCGTATCACCAACTGGAACAGGTAAAACTTTAGCGTACTTGTTCCCCCTACTTCAGGCTATTAAACCAGGTGAAGGCAATCAATTGTTGATCTTACTACCATCGCAAGAGTTGGCCGTACAAGTTGCCAATGTGGCGAGAGAATGGGCAACACTTTTAGAATTAAACGTTCAATCGTTGATTGGAGGGGCTAATGTCAAACGCCAAATTGATAAGTTGAAAAGTAAGCCCGAAGTCTTAGTTGGGACGCCTGGTCGAGTGGTTGAGTTATGTAAAAATAAAAAGGTCAAAGCTCACTTGTTACAAACGGTTGTCTTGGATGAAGCTGATCAATTAGTAGAGACAAATGAGTTGAATGCTACCATGACGATTCTTAAAATGCTAGATAAGCAAGCTCAATTAGTTTGTGTTTCTGCTACAGCGATTGATGTTCAAGCTCAATTAGGTGATCATGGTCAACGTGAAATGACAACGATTGATGTTAGCCAGAAGGATCAATCAAAAGGAATTGTCACACATGGCTATATTAAAACACCGCCTAGAAAACGTGCAGAACTACTAAAAAAATTGGCTTATGTCAAAGATTTTAAAGCAATTGTCTTTTTTAATGAAGTACAAGAAATGGGGCTTGTAGCGGATAAGTTATCTTATCAAGGTGTACCAAATGCCACGCTTGCTTCAGATCAAAATAAGTTAGAACGACGTTTGGCTCTATCAGCTTTTGCTGATGATAAGGTTTCACTATTATTAACCACAGATATTGCAGCGCGTGGCTTAGACTTTGTTGATTTGCCGTTTGTTATTCATTATGATGTGCCTTATGTAGTTGAAAATTACGTGCATCGTTCAGGTAGAACAGGCCGTATGGGTAAAGATGGTACGGTAATGTCACTGGTGGGTGATTATGAATTGAAAGATTTGAAAAAAATGGCAAGACAACACCCTGCTATGGGAGACTTAGTCGAGTGGTATGTGCACAGCAGTCAAATTTTACCCATTTCAGAACGTGTCAACAGCCAAGAAGATCAAAGTGAGGTGCCTCACGACAAACATGATTTGGCTAAAGGCGTCAAGACACGCTCTTCAGAACTAAGTCAAGGTGGTTTTTCTGGCGAATTAAAAGCTAAAAAGAAGAAGGTAAGTAAAAAGAAAGTCAAAGCTAAAACTAAAAATAAAAAAGCAAAAATAAAGAAAAAGCAGGACTAG